Proteins encoded within one genomic window of Rhododendron vialii isolate Sample 1 chromosome 1a, ASM3025357v1:
- the LOC131319691 gene encoding auxin-induced in root cultures protein 12-like — MAPHQFTALLLILSSLSLLLISPARSLTCTSQTFTNNHLYANCTDLPTLTAYLHWTYNPSNSSLSVAFIAPPAQPAGWVAWALNPTGSGMVGAQALVAFKKSNGSMTVQTYNITSYGSIAQSAIAYKVSGASAEYSGGVMKMFATLALPGGTTSVNQVWQVGPSVTNGVPDKHAFQAANLNAKGVLDLVSGGGSGAPAPAPEASAPAPVAGGPGGPAPSGGNGSGASRVGNGSLGFLMFLFLASFMVCF; from the coding sequence ATGGCTCCCCACCAATTCACAGCTCTCCTCCTCATTCTATCCTCACTATCCCTTCTCCTAATCTCACCCGCCCGTTCCCTAACATGCACCTCACAGACCTTCACAAACAACCACCTCTACGCCAACTGCACGGACTTGCCCACCCTCACCGCCTACCTCCACTGGACCTACAATCCCTCCAACTCCTCCCTCTCCGTCGCCTTCATCGCCCCTCCGGCCCAGCCCGCCGGCTGGGTCGCCTGGGCCCTCAACCCCACCGGCTCCGGCATGGTCGGGGCCCAGGCGCTCGTCGCCTTTAAGAAATCGAACGGTTCCATGACCGTCCAGACTTACAACATCACCTCGTACGGCTCCATCGCCCAGTCGGCGATCGCGTACAAGGTCTCCGGAGCCAGCGCGGAGTACTCCGGCGGCGTGATGAAGATGTTCGCCACGCTGGCATTGCCGGGGGGAACGACGTCGGTGAACCAGGTCTGGCAGGTGGGGCCGTCGGTCACGAACGGCGTGCCGGACAAGCACGCGTTCCAGGCAGCGAATTTGAACGCTAAGGGGGTTTTGGATCTGGTGAGCGGTGGCGGCAGTGGAGCTCCGGCGCCGGCGCCGGAAGCGTCGGCTCCGGCGCCGGTTGCGGGAGGTCCGGGAGGACCGGCTCCGAGTGGTGGTAATGGATCGGGGGCTTCGAGGGTTGGAAATGGTAGCTTGGGGTTTTTGATGTTTTTATTTCTTGCAAGTTTTATGGTTTGTTTTTAG
- the LOC131319703 gene encoding cytochrome b561 and DOMON domain-containing protein At3g25290-like has translation MASPQFKAVLFLCLSSLMLLLISPSHSLKCTSQTFRNNKQYTNCTDLPYLDAFLHWTYTPSASSLSIAYVAPPAKPDGWVAWAINPTGTGMSGSQALLTFKQPDGSMIVNTYNISSYSQVVKSRIAYDVSDASAEHSDGVMRIFATLALPANTKSVNQVWQVGGSVTEGAPNQHEFETANLNSMGTLVL, from the coding sequence ATGGCTTCTCCTCAATTCAAAGCTGTGCTCTTTCTCTGCCTTTCTTCACTAATGCTTCTGCTAATCTCACCCTCCCATTCCCTAAAATGCACCTCACAGACCTTCAGAAACAACAAGCAATACACCAACTGCACAGACTTGCCTTACCTCGACGCCTTCCTCCACTGGACCTATACTCCCTccgcctcctccctctccattGCCTATGTCGCCCCTCCCGCCAAACCCGACGGTTGGGTTGCCTGGGCCATCAACCCAACCGGCACGGGCATGTCGGGCTCCCAAGCCCTCCTCACCTTCAAGCAACCGGACGGGTCGATGATCGTCAACACCTACAACATCAGCTCCTACAGCCAGGTTGTCAAATCCAGGATCGCGTACGACGTCTCTGACGCCAGCGCGGAACATTCTGACGGCGTGATGAGGATCTTTGCCACGCTGGCATTGCCGGCGAACACAAAGTCGGTGAACCAGGTTTGGCAGGTTGGGGGATCGGTCACCGAAGGCGCGCCGAACCAACACGAGTTCGAGACGGCGAATTTGAATTCCATGGGGACTCTAGTTCTGTGA
- the LOC131319718 gene encoding large ribosomal subunit protein eL32z-like, protein MAIPLLTKKIVKKRVKKFKRPQSDWKISVKENWRRPKGIDSRVRRKFKGCTLMPNIGYGSDKKTRHFLPNGFKKFLVHNAKELEVLMMHNRTYCAEIAHNVSTRKRKQIVERAAQLDVVVTNKLARLRSQEDE, encoded by the exons ATGGCCATTCCTTTGCTCACCAAGAAGATTGTGAAGAAGCGTGTTAAGAAGTTCAAGAGGCCCCAAAGTGACTGGAAGATCTCTGTGAAG GAAAACTGGCGCAGGCCCAAGGGTATTGATTCCCGTGTCAGGAGGAAGTTTAAAGGATGCACTCTCATGCCCAACATTGGCTATGGTTCAGACAAGAAGACTCGCCATTTTCTTCCTAATGGGTTTAAGAAATTCCTTGTGCACAACGCCAAAGAGCTGGAAGTTTTGATGATGCACAACAG GACTTACTGTGCAGAAATAGCACACAATGTATCGACTAGGAAGCGGAAGCAGATTGTTGAGCGCGCAGCTCAGCTTGATGTTGTAGTTACCAACAAGCTGGCCAGGTTGCGCAGCCAAGAAGATGAATGA